The Triticum dicoccoides isolate Atlit2015 ecotype Zavitan chromosome 6A, WEW_v2.0, whole genome shotgun sequence genome has a window encoding:
- the LOC119319453 gene encoding putative invertase inhibitor encodes MRPLTYVFFLLLISSTSESSATTLEDTCKSFAAGHPSIGYNYCVKTFHADSASATADARGLAAIAAKIAGATANGTARRIAALCASEEDAGRRERLGVCAEVYSDAVDQLGEAAKDIARGEDKSTRDALTQLSAALDAPGTCEDAFGEADDASPLAAEDAEFRKLATIALGVTALLSPPPSAPGISD; translated from the coding sequence ATGAGGCCGCTCACctatgtcttcttcctcctgctcaTCTCGTCAACCAGCGAGTCCTCCGCTACTACATTAGAAGACACATGCAAATCCTTCGCCGCAGGCCACCCGTCCATCGGCTACAACTACTGCGTCAAGACCTTCCACGCCGACAGCGCGAGCGCCACCGCCGACGCGCGCGGCCTCGCCGCCATCGCGGCAAAGATCGCGGGGGCGACAGCCAACGGCACGGCCAGACGCATCGCCGCATTGTGCGCCTCGGAGGAGGACGCCGGGAGGCGGGAGCGCCTCGGCGTGTGCGCGGAGGTGTACTCGGACGCCGTGGACCAGCTCGGCGAGGCCGCGAAAGACATCGCCCGGGGCGAGGACAAGTCCACCCGGGACGCGCTCACGCAGCTCAGCGCGGCGCTGGACGCGCCCGGGACCTGCGAGGACGCGTTCGGCGAGGCCGACGACGCGTCGCCGCTGGCCGCGGAGGACGCCGAGTTCAGGAAGCTGGCGACTATCGCCCTCGGCGTCACGGCGTTGCTGTcaccgccgccgtcggcgccggggATCAGTGACTGA